One genomic window of Paramormyrops kingsleyae isolate MSU_618 chromosome 22, PKINGS_0.4, whole genome shotgun sequence includes the following:
- the med25 gene encoding mediator of RNA polymerase II transcription subunit 25 isoform X3 → MGGGAESCSLIAEGLSVALQLFDDFKKMREQIGQTHKVCMLLCNSPPYLLPAVESVSYTGCTADSLVQIIRDRGIHFSVISPRKLPALQALFERASPIGVPADTSHPDYSQDPRHMILVRGIALPVAQGGGSAVGPLKPVLPSQPMSGNQPPMGGATQPPPPINTSHQYQTSPSLTAAQVAAQMAVEAAHNQKRPFPPMGNPGPPFSGQAPSLQPVSGVKLAPSNQPSLATVTTMIPPQAPPPQQQPPQQVPPPGQPPANQQPPQPPQQPPISQQTPPSSQPSMPGVSAPANSNPIGQQGVANKIMAWSGVLEWQEKPKTTPMDSSTKLTRSLPCQVYVNHGENLNADQWPQKLIMQLIPQQLLTTLGPLFRNSRMVQFHFTNKDMESLKGLYRIMANGFAGCVHFPNSSPCEVRVLMLLYSSKKKIFMGLIPNDQSGFVNGIRQVITNHKQVQQHRTLTSTGAMPQGPVPPNQNFLNRPSGPIPVSHGNVQQQSVVSGLPPVSQVTMMEDQQRQSNMMRAAATANQQPPVTGAPPNQTAQGGQAPSQPPIHRLSNPGANPQLRSLLLSQQQPQGAVSHMPAGVLTHQALGQPLVHAPPGGGAQLQPQWRQPLPGQMLMAPGQRSSVGPTPGMPQVSSVMEDEILMDLI, encoded by the exons ATGGGGGGCGGGGCCGAGAGCTGCAGCCTGATTGCTGAGGGCCTATCTGTGGCCCTGCAGCTCTTTGATGACTTCAAGAAGATGCGGGAGCAGAT AGGTCAGACGCACAAGGTGTGCATGCTGCTGTGTAACTCGCCGCCGTACCTCCTGCCTGCCGTGGAGAGCGTCAGCTACACCGGCTGCACGGCCGACAGCCTGGTGCAGATCATCCGTGAC agaGGCATACATTTCTCTGTAATTTCCCCGCGGAAGCTGCCCGCCTTGCAGGCCCTCTTCGAACGGGCATCCCCTATTGGCGTCCCGGCAGACACCTCACACCCAGACTACAGTCAAGACCCCCGTCACATGATCCTGGTGCGGGGCATCGCTCTCCCTG TTGCTCAAGGCGGAGGCTCAGCTGTAGGCCCTCTGAAGCCAGTTTTACCCTCTCAGCCCATGTCTGGCAATCAGCCTCCTATGGGCGGAGCCACACAGCCTCCTCCTCCAATCAACACATCCCACCAGTATCAG ACTTCGCCATCTCTCACTGCCGCCCAGGTTGCTGCCCAGATGGCCGTGGAGGCTGCCCACAACCAGAAGAGGCCCT TTCCCCCAATGGGAAACCCCGGTCCACCCTTCAGTGGTCAAGCACCTTCCCTCCAACCAGTGAGCGGCGTGAAACTTGCCCCATCTAATCAGCCCAGTCTGGCTACAGTCACCACCATGATACCCCCACAGGCTCCACCCCCTCAGCAACAACCTCCACAGCAAGTACCACCCCCTGGACAACCGCCAGCAAATCAGCAGCCACCGCAGCCCCCACAGCAGCCCCCGATCAGTCAGCAGACTCCGCCGTCTTCTCAGCCTAGCATG CCTGGCGTATCTGCCCCAGCAAACTCCAATCCGATTGGACAGCAAGGGGTAGCCAATAAGATAATGGCATGGAGTGGGGTGCTGGAGTGGCAGGAG AAACCCAAAACAACGCCAATGGACTCCAGCACCAAGCTGACGCGCTCACTGCCCTGCCAGGTGTACGTGAACCATGGGGAGAATCT CAATGCTGACCAATGGCCACAGAAGCTGATCATGCAGCTCATCCCTCAACAGCTGCTG ACCACACTCGGGCCGCTCTTCAGGAATTCGAGGATGGTGCAGTTTCACTTCACCAACAAGGACATGGAGTCGCTGAAGGGGCTGTACCGCATCATGGCCAATGGTTTT GCCGGCTGTGTCCACTTCCCTAACAGCAGTCCCTGTGAGGTACGCGTTCTTATGCTGCTCTACTCATCGAAGAAGAAGATCTTCATGGGTCTGATCCCCAACGACCAGAGTGGCTTCGTCAACGGGATCCGCCAGGTCATCACCAACCACAAGCAGGTCCAGCAGCACCGTACG CTCACATCCACCGGGGCCATGCCACAGGGCCCCGTCCCACCCAACCAGAATTTCCTTAACAGGCCCTCGGGACCCATTCCTGTTTCCCATGGCAACGTGCAGCAACAG TCTGTCGTTTCCGGGTTGCCCCCAGTCAGTCAGGTTACCATGATGGAGGACCAACAAAGGCAGTCTAACATG ATGAGAGCCGCTGctacagccaatcagcagcctCCTGTCACAGGCGCACCCCCCAATCAGACGGCACAGGGCGGCCAggctccttctcagcctccaaTCCACCGACTCTCCAACCCGGGTGCCAATCCACAGCTCCGCAGCCTCCTGCTCAGCCAGCAGCAGCCG CAAGGTGCTGTGTCCCACATGCCAGCTGGAGTACTCACACACCAGGCCTTGGGGCAGCCTCTGGTTCATGCTCCACCTGGAGGGGGTGCCCAGCTGCAACCTCAGTGGAGACAGCCACTGCCAG GCCAGATGCTGATGGCTCCGGGGCAGAGGAGCTCCGTGGGTCCCACTCCAGGAATGCCCCAGGTGTCCAGTGTCATGGAAGATGAGATCTTGATGGACCTGATCTGA
- the med25 gene encoding mediator of RNA polymerase II transcription subunit 25 isoform X2 — MDPPTKPAANQVADVVFVIEGTANLGPYFESLRKHYILPAIEFFNGGPPAETDFGGDYGGTQYSLVVFNTVDCAPESYVQCHAPTSSAFEFVTWIDSIQFMGGGAESCSLIAEGLSVALQLFDDFKKMREQIGQTHKVCMLLCNSPPYLLPAVESVSYTGCTADSLVQIIRDRGIHFSVISPRKLPALQALFERASPIGVPADTSHPDYSQDPRHMILVRGIALPGGGSAVGPLKPVLPSQPMSGNQPPMGGATQPPPPINTSHQYQTSPSLTAAQVAAQMAVEAAHNQKRPFPPMGNPGPPFSGQAPSLQPVSGVKLAPSNQPSLATVTTMIPPQAPPPQQQPPQQVPPPGQPPANQQPPQPPQQPPISQQTPPSSQPSMPGVSAPANSNPIGQQGVANKIMAWSGVLEWQEKPKTTPMDSSTKLTRSLPCQVYVNHGENLNADQWPQKLIMQLIPQQLLTTLGPLFRNSRMVQFHFTNKDMESLKGLYRIMANGFAGCVHFPNSSPCEVRVLMLLYSSKKKIFMGLIPNDQSGFVNGIRQVITNHKQVQQHRTLTSTGAMPQGPVPPNQNFLNRPSGPIPVSHGNVQQQSVVSGLPPVSQVTMMEDQQRQSNMMRAAATANQQPPVTGAPPNQTAQGGQAPSQPPIHRLSNPGANPQLRSLLLSQQQPQGAVSHMPAGVLTHQALGQPLVHAPPGGGAQLQPQWRQPLPGQMLMAPGQRSSVGPTPGMPQVSSVMEDEILMDLI; from the exons ATGGACCCACCCACAAAGccagcagccaatcaggtgGCAGATGTGGTGTTCGTCATCGAAGGAACCGCAAACCTCGGCCCTTACTTTGAATCCTTAAGGAAGCATTACATCCTGCCAGCCATCGA GTTTTTTAATGGCGGCCCCCCTGCAGAAACCGACTTTGGGGGAGAT TATGGAGGAACACAGTACAGCCTGGTTGTGTTCAACACGGTGGACTGTGCCCCCGAGTCCTACGTGCAGTGCCACGCTCCTACAAGCTCTGCCTTTGAGTTTGTCACATGGATCGACAGCATCCA GTTCATGGGGGGCGGGGCCGAGAGCTGCAGCCTGATTGCTGAGGGCCTATCTGTGGCCCTGCAGCTCTTTGATGACTTCAAGAAGATGCGGGAGCAGAT AGGTCAGACGCACAAGGTGTGCATGCTGCTGTGTAACTCGCCGCCGTACCTCCTGCCTGCCGTGGAGAGCGTCAGCTACACCGGCTGCACGGCCGACAGCCTGGTGCAGATCATCCGTGAC agaGGCATACATTTCTCTGTAATTTCCCCGCGGAAGCTGCCCGCCTTGCAGGCCCTCTTCGAACGGGCATCCCCTATTGGCGTCCCGGCAGACACCTCACACCCAGACTACAGTCAAGACCCCCGTCACATGATCCTGGTGCGGGGCATCGCTCTCCCTG GCGGAGGCTCAGCTGTAGGCCCTCTGAAGCCAGTTTTACCCTCTCAGCCCATGTCTGGCAATCAGCCTCCTATGGGCGGAGCCACACAGCCTCCTCCTCCAATCAACACATCCCACCAGTATCAG ACTTCGCCATCTCTCACTGCCGCCCAGGTTGCTGCCCAGATGGCCGTGGAGGCTGCCCACAACCAGAAGAGGCCCT TTCCCCCAATGGGAAACCCCGGTCCACCCTTCAGTGGTCAAGCACCTTCCCTCCAACCAGTGAGCGGCGTGAAACTTGCCCCATCTAATCAGCCCAGTCTGGCTACAGTCACCACCATGATACCCCCACAGGCTCCACCCCCTCAGCAACAACCTCCACAGCAAGTACCACCCCCTGGACAACCGCCAGCAAATCAGCAGCCACCGCAGCCCCCACAGCAGCCCCCGATCAGTCAGCAGACTCCGCCGTCTTCTCAGCCTAGCATG CCTGGCGTATCTGCCCCAGCAAACTCCAATCCGATTGGACAGCAAGGGGTAGCCAATAAGATAATGGCATGGAGTGGGGTGCTGGAGTGGCAGGAG AAACCCAAAACAACGCCAATGGACTCCAGCACCAAGCTGACGCGCTCACTGCCCTGCCAGGTGTACGTGAACCATGGGGAGAATCT CAATGCTGACCAATGGCCACAGAAGCTGATCATGCAGCTCATCCCTCAACAGCTGCTG ACCACACTCGGGCCGCTCTTCAGGAATTCGAGGATGGTGCAGTTTCACTTCACCAACAAGGACATGGAGTCGCTGAAGGGGCTGTACCGCATCATGGCCAATGGTTTT GCCGGCTGTGTCCACTTCCCTAACAGCAGTCCCTGTGAGGTACGCGTTCTTATGCTGCTCTACTCATCGAAGAAGAAGATCTTCATGGGTCTGATCCCCAACGACCAGAGTGGCTTCGTCAACGGGATCCGCCAGGTCATCACCAACCACAAGCAGGTCCAGCAGCACCGTACG CTCACATCCACCGGGGCCATGCCACAGGGCCCCGTCCCACCCAACCAGAATTTCCTTAACAGGCCCTCGGGACCCATTCCTGTTTCCCATGGCAACGTGCAGCAACAG TCTGTCGTTTCCGGGTTGCCCCCAGTCAGTCAGGTTACCATGATGGAGGACCAACAAAGGCAGTCTAACATG ATGAGAGCCGCTGctacagccaatcagcagcctCCTGTCACAGGCGCACCCCCCAATCAGACGGCACAGGGCGGCCAggctccttctcagcctccaaTCCACCGACTCTCCAACCCGGGTGCCAATCCACAGCTCCGCAGCCTCCTGCTCAGCCAGCAGCAGCCG CAAGGTGCTGTGTCCCACATGCCAGCTGGAGTACTCACACACCAGGCCTTGGGGCAGCCTCTGGTTCATGCTCCACCTGGAGGGGGTGCCCAGCTGCAACCTCAGTGGAGACAGCCACTGCCAG GCCAGATGCTGATGGCTCCGGGGCAGAGGAGCTCCGTGGGTCCCACTCCAGGAATGCCCCAGGTGTCCAGTGTCATGGAAGATGAGATCTTGATGGACCTGATCTGA
- the med25 gene encoding mediator of RNA polymerase II transcription subunit 25 isoform X1, with the protein MDPPTKPAANQVADVVFVIEGTANLGPYFESLRKHYILPAIEFFNGGPPAETDFGGDYGGTQYSLVVFNTVDCAPESYVQCHAPTSSAFEFVTWIDSIQFMGGGAESCSLIAEGLSVALQLFDDFKKMREQIGQTHKVCMLLCNSPPYLLPAVESVSYTGCTADSLVQIIRDRGIHFSVISPRKLPALQALFERASPIGVPADTSHPDYSQDPRHMILVRGIALPVAQGGGSAVGPLKPVLPSQPMSGNQPPMGGATQPPPPINTSHQYQTSPSLTAAQVAAQMAVEAAHNQKRPFPPMGNPGPPFSGQAPSLQPVSGVKLAPSNQPSLATVTTMIPPQAPPPQQQPPQQVPPPGQPPANQQPPQPPQQPPISQQTPPSSQPSMPGVSAPANSNPIGQQGVANKIMAWSGVLEWQEKPKTTPMDSSTKLTRSLPCQVYVNHGENLNADQWPQKLIMQLIPQQLLTTLGPLFRNSRMVQFHFTNKDMESLKGLYRIMANGFAGCVHFPNSSPCEVRVLMLLYSSKKKIFMGLIPNDQSGFVNGIRQVITNHKQVQQHRTLTSTGAMPQGPVPPNQNFLNRPSGPIPVSHGNVQQQSVVSGLPPVSQVTMMEDQQRQSNMMRAAATANQQPPVTGAPPNQTAQGGQAPSQPPIHRLSNPGANPQLRSLLLSQQQPQGAVSHMPAGVLTHQALGQPLVHAPPGGGAQLQPQWRQPLPGQMLMAPGQRSSVGPTPGMPQVSSVMEDEILMDLI; encoded by the exons ATGGACCCACCCACAAAGccagcagccaatcaggtgGCAGATGTGGTGTTCGTCATCGAAGGAACCGCAAACCTCGGCCCTTACTTTGAATCCTTAAGGAAGCATTACATCCTGCCAGCCATCGA GTTTTTTAATGGCGGCCCCCCTGCAGAAACCGACTTTGGGGGAGAT TATGGAGGAACACAGTACAGCCTGGTTGTGTTCAACACGGTGGACTGTGCCCCCGAGTCCTACGTGCAGTGCCACGCTCCTACAAGCTCTGCCTTTGAGTTTGTCACATGGATCGACAGCATCCA GTTCATGGGGGGCGGGGCCGAGAGCTGCAGCCTGATTGCTGAGGGCCTATCTGTGGCCCTGCAGCTCTTTGATGACTTCAAGAAGATGCGGGAGCAGAT AGGTCAGACGCACAAGGTGTGCATGCTGCTGTGTAACTCGCCGCCGTACCTCCTGCCTGCCGTGGAGAGCGTCAGCTACACCGGCTGCACGGCCGACAGCCTGGTGCAGATCATCCGTGAC agaGGCATACATTTCTCTGTAATTTCCCCGCGGAAGCTGCCCGCCTTGCAGGCCCTCTTCGAACGGGCATCCCCTATTGGCGTCCCGGCAGACACCTCACACCCAGACTACAGTCAAGACCCCCGTCACATGATCCTGGTGCGGGGCATCGCTCTCCCTG TTGCTCAAGGCGGAGGCTCAGCTGTAGGCCCTCTGAAGCCAGTTTTACCCTCTCAGCCCATGTCTGGCAATCAGCCTCCTATGGGCGGAGCCACACAGCCTCCTCCTCCAATCAACACATCCCACCAGTATCAG ACTTCGCCATCTCTCACTGCCGCCCAGGTTGCTGCCCAGATGGCCGTGGAGGCTGCCCACAACCAGAAGAGGCCCT TTCCCCCAATGGGAAACCCCGGTCCACCCTTCAGTGGTCAAGCACCTTCCCTCCAACCAGTGAGCGGCGTGAAACTTGCCCCATCTAATCAGCCCAGTCTGGCTACAGTCACCACCATGATACCCCCACAGGCTCCACCCCCTCAGCAACAACCTCCACAGCAAGTACCACCCCCTGGACAACCGCCAGCAAATCAGCAGCCACCGCAGCCCCCACAGCAGCCCCCGATCAGTCAGCAGACTCCGCCGTCTTCTCAGCCTAGCATG CCTGGCGTATCTGCCCCAGCAAACTCCAATCCGATTGGACAGCAAGGGGTAGCCAATAAGATAATGGCATGGAGTGGGGTGCTGGAGTGGCAGGAG AAACCCAAAACAACGCCAATGGACTCCAGCACCAAGCTGACGCGCTCACTGCCCTGCCAGGTGTACGTGAACCATGGGGAGAATCT CAATGCTGACCAATGGCCACAGAAGCTGATCATGCAGCTCATCCCTCAACAGCTGCTG ACCACACTCGGGCCGCTCTTCAGGAATTCGAGGATGGTGCAGTTTCACTTCACCAACAAGGACATGGAGTCGCTGAAGGGGCTGTACCGCATCATGGCCAATGGTTTT GCCGGCTGTGTCCACTTCCCTAACAGCAGTCCCTGTGAGGTACGCGTTCTTATGCTGCTCTACTCATCGAAGAAGAAGATCTTCATGGGTCTGATCCCCAACGACCAGAGTGGCTTCGTCAACGGGATCCGCCAGGTCATCACCAACCACAAGCAGGTCCAGCAGCACCGTACG CTCACATCCACCGGGGCCATGCCACAGGGCCCCGTCCCACCCAACCAGAATTTCCTTAACAGGCCCTCGGGACCCATTCCTGTTTCCCATGGCAACGTGCAGCAACAG TCTGTCGTTTCCGGGTTGCCCCCAGTCAGTCAGGTTACCATGATGGAGGACCAACAAAGGCAGTCTAACATG ATGAGAGCCGCTGctacagccaatcagcagcctCCTGTCACAGGCGCACCCCCCAATCAGACGGCACAGGGCGGCCAggctccttctcagcctccaaTCCACCGACTCTCCAACCCGGGTGCCAATCCACAGCTCCGCAGCCTCCTGCTCAGCCAGCAGCAGCCG CAAGGTGCTGTGTCCCACATGCCAGCTGGAGTACTCACACACCAGGCCTTGGGGCAGCCTCTGGTTCATGCTCCACCTGGAGGGGGTGCCCAGCTGCAACCTCAGTGGAGACAGCCACTGCCAG GCCAGATGCTGATGGCTCCGGGGCAGAGGAGCTCCGTGGGTCCCACTCCAGGAATGCCCCAGGTGTCCAGTGTCATGGAAGATGAGATCTTGATGGACCTGATCTGA
- the syt3 gene encoding synaptotagmin-C isoform X2, protein MSGDWDEDLCKKALMLVEELCFHMPGGYSQNERCQEFIDLLRGPYRQMDTEISVSLLSVIVTFCGIVLLSVSLFVSWKLCWLPWRDKEGGGLSLTSGLLPGGGGLGSSSLLPPLLQRKETHSSSSLFPSLQPSQHPPHFSDLLGGAERAEGMAGGPERPPIGGMAGVPQDMQEHAYLDMDCYPNTTGGGLKLSHTSPELPPVSETTCPPQPPRELPNTQSQQQVVARSVLPSPRPVNHQLPSPDLHAEEKSEQVTSIGQIKPELYKLRQAEQGEGKPGEACGKISFLLRYSYNTEQLVVKILKALDLAAKDSNGFSDPYVKIYLLPDRKKKFQTKVHRKTLNPVFNETFQFSVPFAELHSRKLHFSVYDFDRFSRHDLIGQVVVDNLLDFSEGQGEKPVWRDIVEGTSEKADLGELNFSLCYLPTAGRLTVTIIKASNLKAMDLTGFSDPYVKASLICEGRRLKKRKTSIKKNTLNPSYNEALVFDIPHENIDNVSLIITVMDYDCIGHNEVIGMCRVGGGAEGPGREHWTAMLGNPRKPIEHWHQLVEEKTMNTYVSKSAMASSKPHIVVESPHSE, encoded by the exons ATGTCGGGCGACTGGGATGAAGACCTATGTAAGAAGGCCCTCATGCTGGTGGAGGAGCTGTGCTTCCACATGCCCGGTGGATACAGCCAGAATGAGCGCTGCCAGGAGTTCATCGACCTGCTGAGGGGCCCCTACAGGCAGATGGATACAG AGATCTCCGTCAGCCTCCTGTCTGTCATTGTCACTTTCTGTGGCATCGTCCTGCTGTCCGTCTCCTTATTCGTCTCCTGGAAACTATGCTGGCTACCTTGGAGGGACAAGGAAGGCGGGGGCCTCAGCCTGACCTCAGGGCTCctcccaggggggggggggctgggcagcTCCTCGCTGCTGCCCCCGCTCCTGCAAAGGAAGGAGACACACTCGTCCTCCTCGCTCTTCCCCTCCCTTCAACCCTCCCAGCACCCCCCACACTTCTCTGACCTCCTGGGAGGGGCCGAGAGGGCCGAGGGTATGGCGGGGGGTCCTGAGCGGCCCCCTATTGGAGGCATGGCCGGTGTCCCGCAAGACATGCAGGAACACGCTTACCTGGACATGGACTGCTACCCAAACACCACTGGGG GGGGGCTGAAGCTGAGCCACACCTCCCCAGAGCTGCCCCCGGTATCTGAAACAACAtgccccccacagcccccccgAGAGCTGCCTAACACCCAGTCCCAGCAGCAGGTGGTAGCCCGGTCAGTGCTGCCCAg CCCCCGGCCAGTAAACCACCAGCTCCCCAGTCCAGATTTACATGCCGAGGAGAAGAGTGAGCAGGTGACAAGTATTGGGCAGATCAAGCCAGAGCTGTACAAGCTGCGCCAGGCTGAGCAGGGTGAGGGCAAACCTGGAGAGGCCTGCGGAAAAATCAGCTTCTTGCTGCGTTACTCCTACAA CACTGAGCAGCTAGTTGTCAAGATCCTGAAAGCTCTGGACCTTGCAGCCAAAGATTCCAATGGCTTCTCTGACCCTTACGTAAAGATCTACCTGCTCCCAGATAGGAAGAAAAAATTTCAAACTAAG GTCCACAGGAAGACCCTCAATCCTGTTTTCAATGAGACATTCCAATTCAGTGTCCCGTTTGCTGAGCTTCATTCCCGGAAGCTGCACTTCTCCGTCTACGACTTTGACCGCTTCTCCAGGCATGACCTCATTGGGCAGGTGGTTGTGGACAACCTGCTGGACTTCAGTGAGGGCCAGGGTGAGAAGCCGGTATGGAGGGACATAGTGGAGGGGACCTCG GAAAAGGCGGACCTGGGCGAGCTGAATTTCTCCTTGTGCTACCTGCCCACAGCCGGCAGACTCACGGTTACCATCATCAAGGCCTCCAATCTGAAGGCCATGGATCTCACTGGCTTTTCAG ACCCATATGTGAAGGCCTCTTTGATATGTGAGGGCCGGAGACTCAAGAAAAGAAAGACGTCCATAAAGAAGAACACTCTAAACCCGAGCTACAACGAGGCCCTGGTTTTCGACATCCCTCATGAGAACATCGACAACGTATCCCTCATCATAACTGTCATGGATTATGATTG TATTGGCCACAATGAGGTGATAGGAATGTgtcgtgtgggggggggtgctgagggCCCCGGCCGGGAGCACTGGACCGCCATGCTGGGCAACCCCCGTAAACCCATCGAGCACTGGCACCAGCTGGTAGAG GAGAAAACCATGAACACCTACGTGTCGAAAAGTGCAATGGCCTCCAGCAAGCCTCATATTGTGGTGGAGAGCCCACACTCAGAGTAG
- the syt3 gene encoding synaptotagmin-C isoform X1: MSGDWDEDLCKKALMLVEELCFHMPGGYSQNERCQEFIDLLRGPYRQMDTEISVSLLSVIVTFCGIVLLSVSLFVSWKLCWLPWRDKEGGGLSLTSGLLPGGGGLGSSSLLPPLLQRKETHSSSSLFPSLQPSQHPPHFSDLLGGAERAEGMAGGPERPPIGGMAGVPQDMQEHAYLDMDCYPNTTGGGLKLSHTSPELPPVSETTCPPQPPRELPNTQSQQQVVARSVLPSSPRPVNHQLPSPDLHAEEKSEQVTSIGQIKPELYKLRQAEQGEGKPGEACGKISFLLRYSYNTEQLVVKILKALDLAAKDSNGFSDPYVKIYLLPDRKKKFQTKVHRKTLNPVFNETFQFSVPFAELHSRKLHFSVYDFDRFSRHDLIGQVVVDNLLDFSEGQGEKPVWRDIVEGTSEKADLGELNFSLCYLPTAGRLTVTIIKASNLKAMDLTGFSDPYVKASLICEGRRLKKRKTSIKKNTLNPSYNEALVFDIPHENIDNVSLIITVMDYDCIGHNEVIGMCRVGGGAEGPGREHWTAMLGNPRKPIEHWHQLVEEKTMNTYVSKSAMASSKPHIVVESPHSE; the protein is encoded by the exons ATGTCGGGCGACTGGGATGAAGACCTATGTAAGAAGGCCCTCATGCTGGTGGAGGAGCTGTGCTTCCACATGCCCGGTGGATACAGCCAGAATGAGCGCTGCCAGGAGTTCATCGACCTGCTGAGGGGCCCCTACAGGCAGATGGATACAG AGATCTCCGTCAGCCTCCTGTCTGTCATTGTCACTTTCTGTGGCATCGTCCTGCTGTCCGTCTCCTTATTCGTCTCCTGGAAACTATGCTGGCTACCTTGGAGGGACAAGGAAGGCGGGGGCCTCAGCCTGACCTCAGGGCTCctcccaggggggggggggctgggcagcTCCTCGCTGCTGCCCCCGCTCCTGCAAAGGAAGGAGACACACTCGTCCTCCTCGCTCTTCCCCTCCCTTCAACCCTCCCAGCACCCCCCACACTTCTCTGACCTCCTGGGAGGGGCCGAGAGGGCCGAGGGTATGGCGGGGGGTCCTGAGCGGCCCCCTATTGGAGGCATGGCCGGTGTCCCGCAAGACATGCAGGAACACGCTTACCTGGACATGGACTGCTACCCAAACACCACTGGGG GGGGGCTGAAGCTGAGCCACACCTCCCCAGAGCTGCCCCCGGTATCTGAAACAACAtgccccccacagcccccccgAGAGCTGCCTAACACCCAGTCCCAGCAGCAGGTGGTAGCCCGGTCAGTGCTGCCCAg TAGCCCCCGGCCAGTAAACCACCAGCTCCCCAGTCCAGATTTACATGCCGAGGAGAAGAGTGAGCAGGTGACAAGTATTGGGCAGATCAAGCCAGAGCTGTACAAGCTGCGCCAGGCTGAGCAGGGTGAGGGCAAACCTGGAGAGGCCTGCGGAAAAATCAGCTTCTTGCTGCGTTACTCCTACAA CACTGAGCAGCTAGTTGTCAAGATCCTGAAAGCTCTGGACCTTGCAGCCAAAGATTCCAATGGCTTCTCTGACCCTTACGTAAAGATCTACCTGCTCCCAGATAGGAAGAAAAAATTTCAAACTAAG GTCCACAGGAAGACCCTCAATCCTGTTTTCAATGAGACATTCCAATTCAGTGTCCCGTTTGCTGAGCTTCATTCCCGGAAGCTGCACTTCTCCGTCTACGACTTTGACCGCTTCTCCAGGCATGACCTCATTGGGCAGGTGGTTGTGGACAACCTGCTGGACTTCAGTGAGGGCCAGGGTGAGAAGCCGGTATGGAGGGACATAGTGGAGGGGACCTCG GAAAAGGCGGACCTGGGCGAGCTGAATTTCTCCTTGTGCTACCTGCCCACAGCCGGCAGACTCACGGTTACCATCATCAAGGCCTCCAATCTGAAGGCCATGGATCTCACTGGCTTTTCAG ACCCATATGTGAAGGCCTCTTTGATATGTGAGGGCCGGAGACTCAAGAAAAGAAAGACGTCCATAAAGAAGAACACTCTAAACCCGAGCTACAACGAGGCCCTGGTTTTCGACATCCCTCATGAGAACATCGACAACGTATCCCTCATCATAACTGTCATGGATTATGATTG TATTGGCCACAATGAGGTGATAGGAATGTgtcgtgtgggggggggtgctgagggCCCCGGCCGGGAGCACTGGACCGCCATGCTGGGCAACCCCCGTAAACCCATCGAGCACTGGCACCAGCTGGTAGAG GAGAAAACCATGAACACCTACGTGTCGAAAAGTGCAATGGCCTCCAGCAAGCCTCATATTGTGGTGGAGAGCCCACACTCAGAGTAG